From the Xylella fastidiosa genome, the window GTGGATCCAGTCTCCTTCGTTGTAGCGTGCTTTCAGGCGCCCGTTAAGGTTTTCTGCGGTACTGTTACCACGCGAGGAAGAAAAGCCCAATTCACCGCTGCTGCCGGCCCATGGTGATTGCACTACTACCGCAGCAGGATCGCTTGGGTTGTTTGGGATCAGCGATGCATTGCTAGTTTGAGCCGATGTGGCGGAGGTGCATAGCAATAAAGGAAGTATGGAGAATGATGGGCGGGACATAGATGCTTCTCTGGGCCTGGATCGATTGGACTTATTAAACATATTGGTTATAAAAGCGGATGTATCAGCCATCGCTCATTGTTACATTAAATAAAAGATTCTTACTCAGCTTTGGGGAGCGACGCTTAGAAAATATTTAGAGCCTGTAGTGTGTTTAATTTTTATGCGCTTTGCCCTTGTCTTGAATTCTTAATAGCTTGCCAGTGTAAGCGGTGCCTGATGCTCATGGCTGTGGTTGTCAGCCACCAAATCTGCCGTGAAAGTGCGTTGAAATGTATACAAGCTGATTAGGGAAATTATAGACAGGATAGTGTACCCATCATCGGCATGAGGCTTGATAGTAAAAGGGGATGGTGAAGGAGCCAGAATTGCTTGGCGCTTCCGGCTAAAGTTAATGATGCTGCACTGGCGGCAATGCGCTGCGAGCTCTGATAGACAGGAGATACAGCGCTGATTAGATCGGTCATGATGCTCTTAGCGTCAGTATTGTACAGAGCATGAGAGCAGCGCATTGCATTAGATGGGTTGATGTAGTGTTTTTGCTGCCAAGGGATAAAAGAGTGGGAGTGGTCCTGGTTTGTGCCCATAACAATAGCGCTAGTCCGAGTTGACCCATTGCAGTCCAGGGGGATGTGTTTTCTTGGTTGGTATGGTTCAAATAACAACGTTTGGTGATAGGAATAGAAGCGGTAGCCGTTAACGTGAAGCTCATTATTAGCAGTTAAATCATTGCTATTTAAAATAGCTTTTTGGAGTGAGAATCAGCATTTCGATACTACTCCTAGCGGCACGTTTTTTGAGAAAGATGTTATGTGTTCATCGTTTGGCCACTCGGACATAATTTCTATATGGATCTTTATCAACGTATCGGTGTCATGCACTGTTTATTGAAGTCGGTGTCTTGTCCAATTGGCGTGTTGCGCTTTCAGGATGAATTGGGTTGCTCTGCTGAGACGATCTATCATGATGTGGCCTTCATGCGTAATGTGCTAATGGCCCCGATTGAGGGGGATGGAGAGACGGGGTTTTTTTATCTCTTGAGTGAGGGTAACCAGTTTGAGTTACCGGGGGTATGGTTCAATTCGGAGGAGTTGTACGCGTTGCTGGCGATGCAACAACAGTTGGTATCTGCATCTATGGATGGTCTTGTATCTTCCATGCTGTTACCGCTGCAACAGCACATTGAAAATTTGTTGGCTGCTCAGCCTGGTATGCCACCTTGGCAAGTGGGGCGTGTACGCGTGATCTCACACCGAAATCGTAAGTTGAACCAAGTAAGTTTCCGTATCGTTGCTTCTGCGGTGCTTGAGCGTAAGCAGCTTGGCTTTTACTATCGTGCGCGTTCTACTGACGAAGCAAGTAATCGTGTTGTCTCGCCACAATGCATGACCCACTACCGCGGTAATTGGTACCTCGACGCTTGGGATCATGGTCGTCAGGGAGTACGCAGTTTCGCTGTAGACAGGATCTATCGTGCTCGGATTATTGACGTGCAGGCACATGATCTACCCGATAGCGATCTAGAGGAGCAGTCATCGGGTAGTTACGGTATTTTCTCAGGGTTACCCAAAGGCTGGGCGACAATCGTGTTTAGCTCCAAAGCGGCACGTTGGGTCGCTGACGAATACTGGCATGTTAAACAGCGGGGGCGTTTTCTTGTCGATGGTCGCTATGAATTGCAGGTGCCGTACAGCATCTCGCGCGAGCTGTTGATGGACGTGTTGCATTATGGTTCGGATGCAGAGATTGTTGAGCCACCTGCACTACGTGAGCAAGCAAAGGCCTTATTGTCGCTGGCGTTGAGCAACTATGAGTGATGTGAAAGCAAGGGGTTTTTTGGTTTTCTATCGTATGCGGGCAACCACTCCGTAGGTGTGGTTGCCCGCTGAATGACATAAAGGATTGGCTCGCTGTACTGGATTCCAGAGAAAGAGGGCGAAGTAGCTAATGTAAGTGTGCCAGTGCAGGGCACAGTCCGTGTTCGAGGCGCTAGACGTGAATAGAGCTTCTTGGAATGTCATTGAACTCAGGATTTCTATTTTGATGCAAAGGTCAGCGATTGCCGTATTCCCGTTGCATTTGCTTCATCATGCAGTGCATAACGTAAAAGCAATTAAAAAATATGTGAGTAGTGAAGTGAGCCATACTAAGATCTGACACTTTCTATTTTTATATGTAGTGTTATTCCTGGGTAAATCTCTAATTAAATTTAAAGCGCAGCCCTTATAAAGGAATGTGTGTGGCCTGCACCTTGCTTTATTAGATTGAAGTTTGGTTGAAATCAAAACGTTTATTAAGACACCATTCATCGCTGGAGCAGTGGAGCAGGAGTTTAGGGTCACTTTGTCAAGCAATGACTCACGCATCTTGCTTAAGTGTAACGGCATCGCATGTGCGAAGCGTGCGGTCTGGATAGATATCTAGGTGTGTCACTCTAATTGCATCGTCGGCGGGTGGTTATTATGAAGGTATTAATCATCACTATTGATTATATAACCTCATAATAGATTTATGACATTTCTGCAATTTCTATTCCATCGAATCCTTGACTCAGAGTTTTAGCGTCTTTCCCATCGGAGAGTTTAATACGCAGGCGTACCTCGTTCTGCGAATCAGCATGGCGTAGTGCCTCTTTATAGTTAATGGCTCCGCTATGATAGAGTTCGACTAGACTTTGATCGAATGTCGTCATTCCAAGATCATTGTGGTTTTGCATGACTTCTTTGAGCTTATGGATCTCGCCTACGCGTATGTAGTCCTGTACTAATCGACTGTCGCGCAAAACTTCCGCTGCTAAACAGCGCTCTTTACCATCCGCAGATGGGATCAATTGTTGAGCGATGATGCCTTTTAGATTCAGCGACAGATCCATCAGTAATTGGCTGCGCCGCTCTTCCGGGAAGAAGTTAATAATGCGGTCTATTGCTTGATTGGCGTTGTTGGCATGTAGGGTACACATGACCAGATGGCCGGTTTCGGAGAACGAGATGGCATGATCCATTGTCTCTTGAGTACGCACTTCACCAATCACAATCACATCTGGGGCTTGGCGTAGGGTATTTTTCAAGGCATTTTCCCAACTGTCGGTATCGGTACCTATTTCGCGTTGGGTGATGATGCATTTCTCGTGCTTGTGAATAAACTCAATGGGATCTTCGATAGTGACGATATGTCCTGTTGAGTTGTGATTACGGTGGTTGATCATTGATGCCATTGAGGTCGATTTACCACTACCCGTAGCACCAACGATGATGATGATGCCGCGCTTCTCCATGACGAGCTCCTTAGCGACCTGCGGGAGCTTCAGTTTTTCGAAGGTGGGAATAGACATCTCGATTCTGCGTAACACCATACCAATTTGGTTACGCTGATAGAAAGCGTTGACACGGAAGCGACCAATGCTGGTGATGTCAATTGCGAAGTTGCATTCGTGGACCTTCTCGAATTCCTCGCGCTGCGCTTCACTCATGATATTGAAGACTATGTCACGGCTTTGCTCTGAAGTCAGCGGTACTTGTGTGATTGGAGTGATATTGCCGTGAATCTTCATTGAAGGCGGCATTCCACAGGTAATAAATAAATCCGACGCTTTTTGGTGCGCCATCAGCTTAAGTAAGGATGTGAAATCGATGGTAGTCATCGGGTGTTGCTCCTTTGCTGCTATGCCGATAGCTGGAGAGGAGCAGGCGCTCCATGTTGCGGTGTGTCTCCAGCTTTCAATGTCCACTGTACTAGGGCGCCACTAGGGCGTTTTGAAGGGGGAACTGCTTAGTTTGTATCTTATGTGTGATAGTGCGGTATTTAATCAAAAATTCGCTTTATCCTTGGCGTATTCACGTGCTTGCTGTCGTGTGATCAGGTTGCGTTTGATGAGATCCTGTAAATGCTGGTCAAGGGTCTGCATGCCATATTGCTGGCCAGTTTGGATGGATGAATACATCTGTGCGACTTTATCCTCACGGATCAAATTTCGGATTGCGGGGGTGCCAACCATAATTTCCCAGGCTGCGGTACGTCCACCACCAACTTTTTTCAACAACATTTGCGAGATGATCCCGCAGAGCGATTCGGAAAGCATAGAGCGGACCATCGGTTTTTCAGCAGCGGGAAACACGTCGATGATGCGGTTAATACTTTTAGCTGCTGAATTGGTGTGCAGGGTGCCAAATACCAAGTGGCCAGTTTCGGCTGCAGTCAGTGCTAGACGGATCGTTTCTAGGTCACGCAATTCTCCAATCAAGATGATGTCTGGATCTTCGCGCAGTGCTGAGCTGAGTGCTTTGTTGAAGTCGTGAGTATCGCGATGTACCTCACGTTGGTTAATCAAGCACTTCTGTGAGGTGTGAACGAACTCAATCGGGTCCTCTATCGTGAGAATATGCCCGTGAGCATTTTTGTTGATATGGTCGATCATGGCTGCGAGGGTGGTCGATTTTCCAGAGCCAGTCGGCCCAGTCACCAGAATCAACCCCTGCGGTTCTTCAATGAGTTTGCGGAACACCGGCAAACAGCCGAGTTCGTCCAATGTCATCACCTTATTGGGAATGGTGCGAAACACGGCACCAGCACCACGCTCTTGGTTGAATGCATTGACACGGAAGCGGGAGAGTGAAGGGATTTCGAACGAAAAATCCGTCTCCAGGGCTTCCTCATAGTCGCGTCGTTGCTTATCCGACATGATGTCGTAAATTAGCGATTGCACCTGCTTATGGTCGAATGCGGGGATATTGATACGGCGTACATCGCCGTCCACCCTGATCATTGGTGGCAGGCCTGCTGACAGGTGCAGGTCCGAAGCATTGTTTTTGACTGAAAACGCTAACAGTTCAGCAATATCCATATGTTCTTTGCCCCTTGCATAGACGACGAATGGAAGAATCCTATTCGGCGCGCAGTATAGCGCACGCATCACAGTGGTGGTGTGCAGTTATCAAGTGCTTTTTGCTGTAAAGCCTATGTGATTTTTGCAGTTGCTGTTGGTGCTGAATGTTCTAAGTAAGCGCAGCAATTTGGAAGATAGATGTTTTTTTACGTAGCGCTAACGTGTTTTCGATACAGATTTTCTCTAAAGAAGTAGTAGGAAAAAATTGTACCACTGCAAGCACTCAGTTTTAGCGCCGTGTTATTGGATGCGTGTTGTTGAATACATCCATTCTTTCTGATATGGCTTATTAAGCGATTCACAATCAGACCGACGGCCTGAGTCGCTTAGCCACTCGACTCGGGGTTTTCCTGTACTTTATTGATTGCTTGTACTTGCTCAGGAGATAGTAAAGAAGGTGATAGCCATATGATTGTCTGTTCATTTGCTGTGAGAAAGTAATACATGGCGTTTAATACATGTGCGTTCCACCCGTCATCGGATTTTCTGAGAGTGGCAGGACGCAGCGGCATATAAGATGGTGTCGAGCACCTTTAGATTTGTCTAATTAAAGTTTCTGTTTGCATTCAAAAGTATCGACATATTGTGTGTCGCGCGTGAACGAAGTAAGCAAAGATGGCAGCTTCGCAGTCCGGTAAAGAGCATCTCTTGCAAGGTCAGGGGCGAGCTGGGATCGGCAGTGTTCAACCACTGTGTGTTCTTTGCCTCCAGAGTGGCAGTGGTCCCAGCCAATTGATGCAGTTGATGGTGATCAAAGGAGAGGCGTATGACATCTGTTGTCTGCTTGCTCTGGAAGGTTCGGTAGTTGGTGATGTATTGGCAGGGTGAGATAGCAAGCGATAAATATCACTGATGTGCCAGATGATGTTGTTGCTGATGCTGTGCTTTTACAGTTAAGTTTATTTGGTGTGATTAAACGTGCCTTGATCTGTTCGTCTCCTGATCGGCTTCATGTTGTGGTTCGGAACAGTAGGTAGTTCATGCGTCAATAATATGATGCGGGTTATAGGATATTTCGGTTGTTTATCATTGGTGTGATTGCTTTTAAATTGCGGAACCTATTTCAGAATGACCATGCGTGATCTAACGTCGCAAATGTCGGCAACCATTTTTAATTGAAGGTTATGCATGGATGACTCAGCAGGCCATTCGGGCGAGGATAATGCGCTGATGGAGAAACATTTCATGGCTGCGGTAGTGGTCACCTTCCAGAGTGGCAGCACCATTGATGTTTGTTTGGCGCGCTTGCGCGCTGCTAAGGATGTAGCCGAGATTTGTGTGGTCGATAATGGCTCGCACGATGAGACTTTGAATATTGTGCAGTGCCATGCTTTGGCCGACCCACGTGTACGTTTTGTTGCCAACCTCGATAATCCTGGGTTTGCTGCCGCTTGTAACCAAGGTGCTGCTGATGTCAGTGCCCCATGGTTGGTTTTTGTCAATCCGGATCTGATGGTTGAGCCGGAGATCTTGGCACAGCTACGTGCATATGCTGAGGTGTATGTCCCAGCGTTGCTAGGCGTGGAGCAGGTCGATGAACATGGGTATCCGGATCCTGCAGTACGCCGACGTGATCCCGATTTTGCGGCGATGCTGCGCAATCCGCGACGCGGGACACAACTGGCAATCCCTGCTGATCCGACTCAGTCACTGCAACTGGTACCGGCATTGTCCGGTGCATTGATGTTGATGTCGCGTTTGCTGTTTGAGCGTCTTGGTGGCTGGGATGTGGGGTATCGATTGCATGCCGA encodes:
- a CDS encoding glycosyltransferase family 2 protein, producing MAAVVVTFQSGSTIDVCLARLRAAKDVAEICVVDNGSHDETLNIVQCHALADPRVRFVANLDNPGFAAACNQGAADVSAPWLVFVNPDLMVEPEILAQLRAYAEVYVPALLGVEQVDEHGYPDPAVRRRDPDFAAMLRNPRRGTQLAIPADPTQSLQLVPALSGALMLMSRLLFERLGGWDVGYRLHAEDLDLCRRARQVGATVAVVNTLQVVHLRGVSSRSRPFFVEWHKHCGLWRYFCKFEAPQRGLPVRLGVWLAIWSHAFFQCLGVWLRRR
- a CDS encoding type IV pilus twitching motility protein PilT; the encoded protein is MDIAELLAFSVKNNASDLHLSAGLPPMIRVDGDVRRINIPAFDHKQVQSLIYDIMSDKQRRDYEEALETDFSFEIPSLSRFRVNAFNQERGAGAVFRTIPNKVMTLDELGCLPVFRKLIEEPQGLILVTGPTGSGKSTTLAAMIDHINKNAHGHILTIEDPIEFVHTSQKCLINQREVHRDTHDFNKALSSALREDPDIILIGELRDLETIRLALTAAETGHLVFGTLHTNSAAKSINRIIDVFPAAEKPMVRSMLSESLCGIISQMLLKKVGGGRTAAWEIMVGTPAIRNLIREDKVAQMYSSIQTGQQYGMQTLDQHLQDLIKRNLITRQQAREYAKDKANF
- a CDS encoding PilT/PilU family type 4a pilus ATPase; amino-acid sequence: MTTIDFTSLLKLMAHQKASDLFITCGMPPSMKIHGNITPITQVPLTSEQSRDIVFNIMSEAQREEFEKVHECNFAIDITSIGRFRVNAFYQRNQIGMVLRRIEMSIPTFEKLKLPQVAKELVMEKRGIIIIVGATGSGKSTSMASMINHRNHNSTGHIVTIEDPIEFIHKHEKCIITQREIGTDTDSWENALKNTLRQAPDVIVIGEVRTQETMDHAISFSETGHLVMCTLHANNANQAIDRIINFFPEERRSQLLMDLSLNLKGIIAQQLIPSADGKERCLAAEVLRDSRLVQDYIRVGEIHKLKEVMQNHNDLGMTTFDQSLVELYHSGAINYKEALRHADSQNEVRLRIKLSDGKDAKTLSQGFDGIEIAEMS
- a CDS encoding helix-turn-helix transcriptional regulator; protein product: MDLYQRIGVMHCLLKSVSCPIGVLRFQDELGCSAETIYHDVAFMRNVLMAPIEGDGETGFFYLLSEGNQFELPGVWFNSEELYALLAMQQQLVSASMDGLVSSMLLPLQQHIENLLAAQPGMPPWQVGRVRVISHRNRKLNQVSFRIVASAVLERKQLGFYYRARSTDEASNRVVSPQCMTHYRGNWYLDAWDHGRQGVRSFAVDRIYRARIIDVQAHDLPDSDLEEQSSGSYGIFSGLPKGWATIVFSSKAARWVADEYWHVKQRGRFLVDGRYELQVPYSISRELLMDVLHYGSDAEIVEPPALREQAKALLSLALSNYE